The Verrucomicrobium spinosum DSM 4136 = JCM 18804 genome includes a region encoding these proteins:
- a CDS encoding alginate export family protein — MSFSTSPILMAVISVACLGRGAAIAAGPLEGWTGSISGHARTMQETYRGPDLGLGPVKDDAWVHQRVQVLLTADYEETFRLASEFTWGRMWGKDSPLAPPDQDEVDFLQLYAQYRLPLAETYSLTFKAGRQTLYYGSGRLLAAREGANQRLAHDALLLSWKQGDAVQVDAFMASPVEIEDGAFDNTSHPERVRFWSVYGVFPSPLGEGHAVDLYYIGLHDEDSVFLEPNGEGGRELRHTVGTRWWNKTRPVIYNTELIFQFGRAGDRDIVAGAGSLGLGYEFAQTPWQPTLMLRADLISGGGPEGDLHTFHPLFQANNYFNEGGFLSPSNLYNLNPVLSFKPHSKLEASVGVNFLWRFSAEDDVYAPPLQRLAGPAPEGERYLGTAFNAALTWKLTEKTELFLGYTHHEAGDSLTSVGAGNEDYFQASFRVEF, encoded by the coding sequence ATGTCGTTCAGCACCTCTCCCATTCTGATGGCCGTGATCTCGGTCGCTTGTTTGGGAAGGGGGGCGGCAATCGCAGCGGGTCCGCTGGAGGGCTGGACGGGTTCGATCTCGGGGCATGCCCGGACCATGCAGGAGACCTACCGGGGCCCCGACCTCGGGCTCGGTCCGGTCAAGGACGACGCGTGGGTTCATCAGCGGGTGCAGGTGCTGCTCACCGCGGACTATGAGGAGACCTTCCGGCTGGCCTCAGAATTCACCTGGGGGCGAATGTGGGGCAAGGATTCACCGCTTGCTCCCCCGGACCAGGACGAGGTGGATTTCCTCCAGCTCTATGCGCAGTATCGGCTGCCTCTGGCAGAGACGTATTCTCTGACCTTCAAGGCGGGGCGGCAGACCCTCTACTACGGCTCTGGCAGGCTTCTGGCAGCGCGGGAAGGGGCCAACCAGCGTCTGGCGCATGACGCACTGCTTCTTTCCTGGAAGCAGGGTGATGCCGTTCAGGTGGATGCCTTCATGGCCTCGCCAGTCGAGATCGAGGACGGCGCTTTTGACAACACCTCGCATCCGGAACGGGTTCGGTTCTGGAGTGTGTATGGCGTGTTTCCTTCCCCCCTGGGGGAGGGGCATGCGGTGGACCTGTATTACATCGGGCTTCACGATGAGGATTCTGTTTTCCTTGAACCCAATGGCGAAGGCGGGCGTGAGCTGCGCCACACCGTGGGCACACGCTGGTGGAACAAGACCCGCCCCGTGATCTACAACACGGAGCTCATCTTCCAGTTCGGCCGGGCGGGGGACCGGGACATTGTGGCCGGTGCCGGCAGCCTCGGCCTTGGGTATGAATTTGCCCAGACTCCCTGGCAACCCACCCTCATGTTGCGGGCCGACCTCATTTCCGGCGGCGGTCCGGAAGGGGATCTGCACACGTTCCACCCGCTCTTTCAGGCCAACAACTATTTCAATGAAGGCGGCTTTCTCTCGCCTTCCAATCTGTACAACCTCAACCCGGTGCTGAGCTTCAAGCCGCACTCGAAACTGGAGGCGTCCGTGGGAGTGAACTTCCTCTGGCGCTTCAGTGCGGAGGACGATGTCTATGCCCCGCCTCTGCAACGGCTCGCTGGTCCGGCCCCTGAGGGAGAACGCTATCTCGGCACCGCCTTCAATGCCGCACTGACCTGGAAACTGACGGAGAAGACCGAGCTCTTCCTGGGCTACACCCACCACGAAGCCGGGGACTCTCTGACG